One genomic region from Haloferax litoreum encodes:
- a CDS encoding long-chain-fatty-acid--CoA ligase, translating into MKKQLLVTDFLDRARTYYGDYEAIVGTNAERFTYSEFGERVDRFSAALQDLGVGKGDRVAVLDPNTHYHLEAAFGSMQCGAIHVPLNYRLTPDDYEYLLSDSGTDVVYADYQFASKIEAVRDDVPADTFVTNDPAAVEGDWLDFEDFLDDADPDAYERPEMSEDEIITINYTSGTTGDPKGVCRTHRTESLHAQLVTIHHHISDDDVYLWTLPMFHVNGWGHIYAITGRGAKHVCTRGVDAENVFDAITDEDVSFFCCAPTVLSILREYAEENDPAYTGANPIRVTAAGSAAPSATIRYTEDEFGWEFTQLYGATETGPLIATSDARRLIPDEGGLRFSLKQRQGVAPLGTDLCVVDEDGNEVPRDDSTIGEVVVRGNQVMEKYWNKPDETDEAFNDRRDGWYHTGDLAVVNEDGMISIQDRKKDIIISGGENISSVELEDTLFDHDAIADVAVIPAPSEKWGETPKAFVIPANGDVENPGVTAEELTEYTRDRLAGYKVIREFEFVEDIPKTATGKIQKYELRKREWDDEDQMVGQG; encoded by the coding sequence ATGAAAAAACAGTTGCTCGTGACGGATTTCCTGGACCGTGCGCGAACGTACTACGGCGACTACGAGGCCATCGTCGGGACCAACGCTGAGCGGTTTACGTACAGTGAGTTCGGCGAACGAGTCGACCGGTTCTCTGCGGCGTTACAGGACCTCGGTGTCGGAAAGGGTGACCGAGTCGCTGTCCTCGACCCGAACACACACTACCATCTCGAAGCGGCGTTCGGGTCGATGCAGTGCGGTGCCATTCACGTCCCGTTGAACTACCGACTCACACCCGACGACTACGAGTACCTCCTCTCGGACTCGGGGACGGACGTGGTCTACGCCGACTACCAGTTCGCCAGTAAAATCGAGGCGGTGCGCGACGACGTGCCCGCAGATACCTTCGTGACGAACGACCCCGCCGCAGTCGAAGGGGACTGGCTCGACTTCGAGGACTTCCTCGACGACGCCGACCCGGACGCCTACGAGCGCCCGGAGATGTCCGAAGACGAAATCATCACCATCAACTACACCTCGGGGACGACGGGCGACCCGAAGGGCGTCTGCCGAACGCACCGAACCGAGTCGCTGCACGCCCAACTGGTGACGATTCACCACCACATCTCGGACGACGACGTGTACCTCTGGACGCTCCCGATGTTCCACGTCAACGGCTGGGGCCACATCTACGCCATCACGGGTCGCGGCGCGAAACACGTCTGTACCCGCGGTGTCGACGCCGAGAACGTGTTCGACGCGATTACCGACGAAGACGTGTCGTTCTTCTGCTGTGCGCCGACGGTGCTGTCTATCCTGCGCGAGTACGCCGAGGAGAACGACCCCGCGTACACTGGTGCGAACCCAATTCGCGTGACTGCCGCCGGGAGCGCAGCACCCAGTGCGACGATTCGCTACACCGAAGACGAGTTCGGGTGGGAGTTCACCCAACTGTACGGTGCCACGGAGACCGGTCCACTCATCGCTACCTCCGACGCGCGCAGACTGATTCCCGACGAGGGCGGACTCCGGTTCTCGCTGAAACAGCGACAGGGCGTCGCCCCACTCGGAACCGACCTCTGCGTCGTCGACGAAGACGGGAACGAAGTCCCGCGCGACGACAGCACCATCGGCGAAGTCGTCGTCCGCGGCAACCAGGTGATGGAGAAGTATTGGAACAAGCCAGACGAGACCGACGAGGCGTTCAACGACCGTCGCGACGGCTGGTACCACACGGGTGACCTCGCCGTCGTCAACGAAGATGGCATGATATCCATCCAAGACCGCAAGAAGGACATCATCATCTCCGGTGGCGAGAACATCTCGTCGGTCGAACTGGAAGACACGCTGTTCGACCACGACGCCATCGCGGACGTGGCGGTCATCCCTGCACCGTCCGAGAAGTGGGGCGAGACGCCGAAGGCGTTCGTCATCCCAGCCAACGGCGACGTCGAGAACCCCGGCGTCACCGCCGAAGAACTGACCGAGTACACGCGTGACCGACTCGCTGGCTACAAGGTCATCCGTGAGTTCGAGTTCGTCGAGGACATCCCGAAGACGGCCACCGGGAAGATTCAGAAGTACGAACTCCGGAAGCGCGAGTGGGACGACGAAGACCAGATGGTCGGGCAGGGATAA
- a CDS encoding nitrous oxide reductase accessory protein NosL: MDDDEASNVAPTRRTYLKLGGLTATAALAGCLGGAPTADGGAQTDVEPADVPDDASCAVCNMMPAKFPDYNAQLAYESNDHQFFCSTGCMTTFAAVPGHFDEAFDGETPAGAWAHDHQTKALVDGQSAFYVLEMNPDRVDDPMMKNPLAFASRDDAVAYVDQYDDLSEDDIVAFDAFDRELAEQYRAKFF, encoded by the coding sequence ATGGACGACGACGAAGCATCCAACGTTGCTCCGACGAGACGGACGTATCTCAAGCTTGGCGGCCTCACCGCGACGGCGGCACTGGCCGGTTGTCTCGGCGGTGCCCCGACTGCAGACGGCGGTGCCCAAACCGACGTCGAACCCGCGGATGTGCCCGATGACGCCTCGTGCGCCGTCTGTAACATGATGCCTGCGAAGTTCCCCGACTACAACGCCCAACTCGCCTACGAGAGCAACGACCACCAGTTCTTCTGCTCGACGGGGTGTATGACTACGTTCGCCGCCGTTCCCGGTCACTTCGACGAGGCGTTCGACGGTGAGACACCTGCCGGTGCGTGGGCACACGACCACCAGACGAAAGCGCTCGTCGACGGCCAATCTGCGTTTTACGTCTTGGAGATGAACCCGGACCGGGTCGACGACCCGATGATGAAGAACCCCCTCGCGTTCGCGTCTCGTGACGACGCCGTCGCGTACGTCGACCAGTACGACGACCTGTCGGAAGACGATATCGTCGCGTTCGACGCCTTCGACCGGGAACTGGCAGAACAGTACCGAGCCAAGTTCTTCTGA
- a CDS encoding NosD domain-containing protein encodes MRRPVLIAVVGVLLVSGYVAPFAVGSTVSPRPVHFGETVESGLSVASVRSVQADGGVVPKAQVSYAQYEPVVGYYGVESAVETLRRDGRDQRFGPPIAVFVSDFSATTPRPTGSGYVNVSSDPGWVDARDAHFVVSESGTSVVVPFSDRSEADEYATRVDGAVWDWERLVSTLAVDRGGPDHESWVADRSATASTTADSLRQLTARPVSVVVGDDAPTIADAVERAPPNTTVVVPEGTYTTRVSIEKPVTLRGSGAETVVDGGGNGSVLTVNASGVAITDLRIAGVGTETIDVQGDAEGWDSVVERTYGRGDAGVAVLGGSHIYVSRVRVDTPSNGVLVRDADAVVVSNVTVRGDPAPGVGYMGVMMMRSPVVVQDSTFTGGLDAVYAHRADGLVVRNSTMRDARFGVHLMFTSDALVADNIVRNTSTGVVVMTRPSGIALVGNDVRESNHGIVTAGADSYVARNVLVDDGVGLKIGSRTSLYTENVVARNDVGVEAASFVASNRVVGNDFVANGRHARATSGPLRLWSRGDSGNYWDTAVGLGPDGSLSRPYRPTDPLDARLDERGTTTLARSPALTALRALQGAVPGMRAGGIVDTHPEPDPVNPVLVNRALNDSLP; translated from the coding sequence ATGCGTCGCCCCGTTCTCATCGCGGTGGTCGGCGTTCTTCTCGTGAGTGGGTACGTCGCGCCGTTCGCCGTCGGGTCGACAGTATCTCCGCGTCCCGTCCACTTTGGCGAAACAGTCGAATCCGGTCTCTCGGTCGCATCTGTTCGGTCCGTGCAGGCCGACGGCGGCGTCGTCCCGAAAGCGCAGGTCTCGTACGCCCAGTACGAACCGGTTGTCGGATACTACGGCGTCGAATCCGCCGTCGAGACGCTTCGGCGTGATGGGCGCGACCAGCGCTTCGGCCCGCCGATAGCCGTCTTCGTGAGCGATTTCTCGGCGACGACTCCCAGACCCACCGGGAGTGGGTACGTGAACGTCTCGTCGGACCCCGGGTGGGTTGACGCTCGTGACGCACACTTCGTCGTCTCCGAGTCCGGAACGTCCGTCGTCGTGCCGTTCTCCGACCGGTCGGAAGCAGACGAGTACGCGACTCGCGTCGATGGCGCGGTGTGGGACTGGGAGCGTCTCGTCTCGACCCTCGCCGTCGACAGAGGTGGCCCCGACCACGAGTCGTGGGTGGCCGACCGGTCCGCGACTGCCTCGACGACGGCCGACTCACTTCGACAGTTGACCGCCCGGCCCGTGTCTGTCGTCGTCGGCGACGACGCGCCGACGATTGCGGACGCCGTCGAACGTGCGCCCCCCAACACGACAGTCGTGGTTCCCGAGGGGACGTACACGACACGGGTCAGCATCGAGAAACCGGTCACACTCCGTGGGAGTGGTGCCGAGACAGTCGTCGACGGCGGTGGAAACGGGTCGGTTCTCACGGTGAACGCGTCCGGTGTCGCCATCACCGACCTACGGATAGCGGGCGTCGGAACCGAGACCATCGACGTCCAGGGTGACGCCGAAGGGTGGGACAGCGTCGTCGAACGAACCTACGGGCGCGGCGACGCCGGTGTGGCCGTCCTCGGTGGGTCACACATCTACGTCTCACGAGTACGCGTCGACACCCCGTCGAACGGTGTTCTCGTCCGAGACGCCGATGCTGTCGTCGTTTCGAACGTCACTGTCCGCGGCGACCCAGCACCCGGCGTGGGGTACATGGGTGTGATGATGATGCGGTCCCCCGTCGTCGTACAGGACTCGACGTTCACTGGTGGTCTAGACGCCGTCTACGCACATCGCGCGGATGGTTTGGTCGTCCGCAACAGTACGATGCGAGACGCTCGATTCGGTGTCCACCTCATGTTCACTTCTGATGCACTCGTCGCCGACAACATCGTTCGGAACACGTCTACCGGCGTCGTCGTCATGACTCGGCCGTCGGGTATCGCTCTCGTCGGCAACGACGTGCGTGAGTCGAACCACGGCATCGTGACCGCCGGAGCGGACTCGTACGTCGCCCGCAACGTCCTCGTGGACGACGGCGTCGGCCTCAAAATCGGCTCTCGGACGTCGCTGTACACCGAAAACGTCGTCGCCCGCAACGACGTTGGCGTCGAAGCGGCGTCGTTCGTCGCCTCGAACCGCGTCGTCGGCAACGACTTCGTGGCGAACGGACGGCACGCGCGCGCGACGTCGGGTCCGCTCAGACTCTGGTCCCGTGGCGACAGTGGGAACTACTGGGATACTGCGGTTGGTCTCGGTCCAGACGGGTCGCTGTCGCGCCCGTACCGACCGACCGACCCACTCGACGCTCGACTCGACGAACGTGGGACCACGACACTCGCACGCTCGCCGGCACTGACAGCGCTTCGGGCGCTTCAGGGTGCAGTTCCCGGAATGCGTGCGGGCGGCATCGTCGATACCCACCCGGAACCTGACCCGGTGAACCCAGTCTTGGTGAACCGGGCGCTGAACGACTCTCTCCCATGA
- a CDS encoding ABC transporter ATP-binding protein — protein sequence MNTRTTSSEFIHTEPATTVESAVVSVRDISHSYGTLTVLDSVSLTVSAGELVAVVGPNGSGKSTFLRLLTGAQRPTSGTIVYGRSGDKSTDSDATVGYLPQRLHPRDEFTVSETLDYYANLADDGLDHETVVELVGLHGVSDRRVGALSGGMRRLLGLGIAIVGDPDLVVLDEPTSGLDRTMTRRVFEVCRDVADAGPAVVLASHDLSTVERMADRVVFVDGGGIRFDGPPSTFGGDDCPLVDAYDDWVETGGNTTVRGATR from the coding sequence ATGAACACTCGAACCACGTCCTCAGAATTCATCCACACTGAACCAGCGACGACAGTCGAGTCGGCCGTCGTCTCAGTCCGCGACATCTCTCACTCGTACGGGACGCTCACGGTCCTCGACTCCGTCTCGCTCACTGTCAGTGCGGGCGAACTCGTCGCCGTCGTCGGCCCGAACGGGTCTGGCAAATCGACGTTTCTCCGCTTGCTCACGGGTGCACAGCGACCGACCAGTGGGACTATCGTGTACGGGCGTTCCGGAGACAAATCCACGGACTCCGACGCGACAGTTGGGTATCTTCCCCAGCGTCTTCACCCGCGAGACGAGTTCACTGTCAGCGAGACACTCGACTATTACGCGAACCTCGCTGACGACGGACTCGACCACGAAACAGTCGTCGAACTCGTCGGTCTCCACGGCGTCTCCGACAGGCGCGTCGGCGCGCTTTCCGGTGGCATGCGGCGATTACTCGGCCTCGGAATCGCCATCGTCGGCGACCCCGACCTCGTCGTCCTCGACGAACCGACGAGCGGACTCGACCGGACGATGACTCGCCGCGTCTTCGAGGTCTGTCGTGACGTTGCAGACGCTGGCCCCGCCGTCGTCCTCGCATCACACGACCTCTCGACCGTCGAACGAATGGCCGACCGTGTCGTCTTCGTCGACGGCGGCGGCATCAGATTCGACGGCCCGCCGTCGACGTTCGGTGGTGACGACTGCCCACTCGTCGATGCCTACGACGACTGGGTCGAGACGGGTGGGAACACGACTGTTCGAGGGGCGACCCGATGA
- a CDS encoding ABC transporter permease subunit, translating to MNLDRRHVEAIARREVVTVARTRASWFLTVGIAVVVSGLAVLGGGGASGYLPVVVDLSMPAEVLVPLLAFAFGYRVFLDDRRSGELAVHAIMPPSRVSVVTGVFLGRAVVLAVALALGFLPGFVAGALAGDAGGALYATQRGADSPLLYLRFVSLATLYGISSLALALAVSAAVRSTRAALAGVFGLGLMLLVGIDLGLFGAVVSGLVGTESLPVALAFSPNAAFRALVLTTVVDVATVSSGGLGVVLANVASLVAWTIVGVSGAVVTVWDD from the coding sequence ATGAATCTCGACCGACGCCACGTCGAGGCAATCGCCCGACGCGAAGTCGTCACAGTGGCACGAACACGTGCGAGTTGGTTCCTGACCGTCGGCATCGCGGTGGTCGTCTCGGGACTCGCTGTCCTCGGCGGTGGGGGTGCGAGTGGGTACCTCCCCGTCGTCGTCGACCTCTCGATGCCCGCAGAGGTTCTCGTCCCACTGCTCGCGTTCGCATTCGGGTATCGTGTCTTCCTCGACGACCGGCGCAGCGGCGAACTGGCGGTCCACGCGATTATGCCGCCGTCACGGGTCTCCGTGGTAACTGGGGTGTTTCTCGGACGCGCCGTCGTCCTCGCCGTCGCACTTGCACTCGGGTTCCTCCCCGGATTCGTCGCGGGTGCCCTCGCTGGCGATGCCGGTGGTGCGCTGTACGCGACACAACGGGGCGCGGACTCACCACTGTTGTACCTTCGGTTCGTCTCGTTGGCGACGCTGTACGGCATCTCGTCGCTCGCACTCGCACTCGCCGTGTCCGCGGCAGTTCGTTCGACTCGTGCCGCTCTCGCTGGCGTCTTCGGCCTCGGATTGATGCTCCTCGTGGGTATCGACCTCGGTCTCTTCGGGGCCGTCGTGTCGGGACTCGTCGGAACCGAGTCACTTCCGGTTGCACTCGCGTTCAGCCCGAATGCGGCGTTTCGCGCCCTCGTGTTGACCACCGTCGTCGACGTTGCGACAGTCTCGTCTGGCGGTCTCGGTGTCGTCCTCGCTAACGTGGCCAGTCTCGTCGCGTGGACGATAGTCGGGGTATCCGGGGCGGTGGTGACGGTGTGGGACGACTGA
- a CDS encoding SCO family protein, whose amino-acid sequence MHRRKFLAVAGATALTSTTGCVGSVLGGSTKTVLDKPEDQPVRSANLPYPAYGQSLPEVSLDAPLAGRTISTTEFDDRLVLMTFIYSHCNSICPFLISTLRQVQTAATQNGYADDVVFLPVTFDPARDDEARLREYADMMHVDLGAGNWHFLRPRDHDHAKAVVEDTFGVTFQKTGATDSSMYMYNHLGLALLANGDGVVERAYTGTDPKAEQMKADVESILDAR is encoded by the coding sequence ATGCACCGCAGGAAGTTTCTCGCTGTGGCCGGCGCGACTGCACTCACTTCGACGACGGGGTGCGTCGGGTCTGTTCTGGGTGGGTCGACCAAGACTGTTCTCGACAAACCCGAGGACCAACCCGTCCGAAGTGCGAACCTCCCGTACCCTGCGTACGGGCAATCTCTCCCGGAGGTATCGCTCGACGCGCCCCTCGCTGGCCGGACGATATCGACCACGGAGTTCGACGACCGACTCGTCTTGATGACGTTCATCTACAGTCACTGCAACAGTATCTGTCCGTTTCTCATCTCCACGCTTCGGCAAGTCCAGACGGCCGCCACACAGAATGGCTACGCCGACGACGTGGTGTTCCTCCCGGTCACGTTCGACCCGGCACGCGACGACGAGGCCAGACTTCGCGAGTACGCCGACATGATGCACGTCGACCTCGGCGCGGGCAACTGGCACTTCCTCCGGCCACGCGACCACGACCACGCGAAGGCAGTCGTCGAAGACACGTTCGGTGTCACGTTCCAGAAGACCGGTGCGACAGACAGTTCGATGTACATGTACAACCACCTCGGGTTGGCTCTCCTCGCCAACGGAGACGGCGTCGTCGAACGCGCGTACACGGGGACCGACCCGAAAGCAGAGCAGATGAAGGCTGACGTAGAGTCCATCCTCGACGCGCGGTGA